In one window of Bifidobacterium sp. WK041_4_12 DNA:
- a CDS encoding TetR/AcrR family transcriptional regulator has protein sequence MVRDARASIIHAAWSLFRDKGFDKTTIDEIIEKAGTAKGTFYHHFQGKSALLGTLSDLFDDKYHELEHQLDPESSVVAQIKWLNVQFFDYIERSVPVEMLSALLASQLNPRGDRSLVNQKRYYFAIHRKLVSKGQENGEITTDTSAHDIVRLYAITERSMLYDWCLYQGSQPLVGEPTRIVAETLERYVIRQ, from the coding sequence ATGGTGAGGGATGCAAGGGCAAGCATCATCCACGCGGCATGGAGCTTGTTCAGAGACAAGGGCTTTGACAAGACAACCATTGATGAAATTATCGAAAAGGCTGGCACTGCGAAGGGTACGTTCTATCACCACTTCCAAGGAAAATCAGCGTTGCTGGGCACCTTGAGCGATCTGTTCGACGACAAATACCATGAGCTTGAGCATCAGCTTGATCCGGAATCATCAGTGGTCGCGCAGATCAAGTGGTTGAACGTCCAATTTTTCGATTATATTGAGCGTTCAGTCCCCGTCGAAATGCTCAGCGCCCTGCTGGCTTCCCAGCTCAATCCGCGTGGTGACCGTTCACTGGTGAATCAGAAGCGATATTACTTTGCCATTCATCGCAAGCTGGTCTCAAAGGGACAGGAAAACGGTGAAATAACAACGGATACGTCGGCGCATGACATAGTCAGATTGTACGCGATTACGGAACGATCGATGCTCTATGACTGGTGCCTCTACCAAGGTTCTCAGCCCTTGGTGGGCGAGCCGACACGGATAGTAGCTGAAACCTTGGAACGGTACGTCATCAGGCAATAA